The Jaculus jaculus isolate mJacJac1 chromosome 1, mJacJac1.mat.Y.cur, whole genome shotgun sequence nucleotide sequence CTGGTATGTTGTTCAATCTCCTGGaagttttgtattttctcttGTCATTTCTAGCTTCATTGCATCATAGTTGAATGCAATACAAAGAATTATGTTAGTTTTTTGAAATTTGTGGAGACTTGCTTTATGTttcaatatatgatctattttagagaaggttctgtgaACTGCTAAGAATGGGTATTCTGTAGAGttttgatggactgttctgtagATGTATGTTAAGTTCATTTGATCTAAAGTGTTGTTTAACTCTATTATTTATCCACTTTCTGTTTAGATGATATGTCCATTGACATAATGGATTATTAAAGTCACTCACCATTGTGTGGGGACTTAtgtcaaatttaaaatatagtgCATACAGCTTTCTAAAATTTAGCATACCATTATTTGGAGCATATATGTTGAGAATTATATTTTCTTGTTGAATTGCTTTCTTGATGAGtataaaatgattttgttttaatctctgttgattacttttggtttaaagtctgttttatGAGATGTtagtatagccacacctgcttgttcCCTATTTTCCTTTGCTTAGAGAATCTTTTTCCATTATGTCATCCCCTGCTGCTGTCTGCCTTTAATGGTAAGgagggtttcttaaagacagcaatTGGATAGGTCCTGTTTACTGATCCAGCCTCTTTTGAGGGCATTGCATCCATTGCTATTCAGAGTTATAACTGTAAGGTGTAAGTTAATCTGTGCTATGTTGATGATTTTGtgcatttggtgttttcttggtcttcATTGGCTTCCACAACTGTTCTAATTTTGATTATTGTTATGTTTTTCCCTTCTGTAGCCTCTTGAGTCTATTTACTCTGCTCTTCAGTATGACATATTCCACTAGTATTCCCTATAGGGCTGTCTGAATGctggtatgtttgtttttatagcaAGCTATCAGCAGGAGAAGCTTCTTCTATTATGAGTCatagttttgctgggtatagtagtttggataGAAAGCTATGGTGCTTCAAACTTTTAAACACTCTATTCTAAGTTTGTTTAATTAGTGCTTTATAATATGACATGGGAAATATGTCTTATGGTCCTATCTATTTTGCATTCTACATGTCTCATGTACATGGATCAGCTTTTCATGTGTCACATTTGGACATTTTTCTGCTATAATTTGTTGAAGGTATTTTCTATATCCTTGACTTTCCTTCTGTATGCACATGGTTTGAAGTTTGGTCTTATAAAAAGTTCCaaatttctctcactctttcatatattttttgggggggaatttCTCATAGTATTATGGTcatcctttctattttcttttccttactcTCAAAGACTCATATTTTATCCTGCACATTGTCTAGTCTATTGGCAAGTCTTTCCTGGGAGACTTTTAtttgagttatttcattttttttccataaagttATGCTTGAGCATCTCTGTCTCTTTACTGAGTTCAATTTTCCTGTCTTGTTTTTACTTTATCATTGCATTTAGGTGATTATGCATTTGTTCCTGTCCTCTTTGCATTCATTCAGATATACATTGAATTTTTTGTCCTCTTGACTTCATTTTGTTGTATCTGCTTATCACAATTGTATTTTGGAAGTCTATGTCTAGAGTTTCTTCTAGGTAGTTCTCTTTGGATGCTTCAAATATGGGACTAATCATTTTTGGTGGGAATGACTTCTCATTATTTCTTCTGTTATTTGATCTGCTTAggggtttctctctctggatATAATTTGTTTGTCTTGGTGAGAATGAAATTATCTGCAGCTACATTGGATATTTTATTGGCCAGCTTTTCTCTGGGAAGAACTTTGAGGGTGGACTACATACATATCTAGGCTGGGTACAGAGTAAAGTAAACTCAGAGATGACCTAGTCTTCCCtgttatgggggtggggagaggggtgaATGGAAGTGTATTTTTCACAAGCATGACTGGTTTGGGTACAGCAGGCATGCTCAGCAATTACCTATATGGCCTAGTACACTGTGCTCCAGGGCACATGCGTGGTCTGTATGCCAACCTAGGCAAGTGTAGGGCTCAGAACATGTGCTGCTTGCTGGGAATCTGAGAAACTTAGCCTGCCTTGCTTAAGAATTGCATGGGAGAGAAGTCTAGCCCTATGTCACAACTGAGTGCATGGGAGAATGTGGGCAGAGTTAAATATGCCTATCAAGGATTCCATACTGTGGTGGAGATGAGGGTACTGACAGGTTGTCTATAAACACTGGGATACAGGAGGATCACTCACCTGAGAAGTGAGTGGCCTACTGTACTATGCTGGGTTAGAGGTGGACCTGTGAAACTGCTCACCCATAATTCTCAATGCATGTAGCATTTTCTAACTTTCATCAgaaatagtccataatacttggatTACTGCTCGCTCCAGAAGGtgtgttcatttgcaagcacTAAATTTCTATTCCTACAGCATACAAGTTCCAAGAGACCCAAATCCACATAGTCTGATTCATCTCAACCACTCCTCACAATCTCGTACCAGTTCTTTATAGGACAACTTCAGGTTGCTGGCATGAGCCTCCAGACCAGATAGAGTTTATGGGAGgatggatttattgaagcttacagatctaatgGTAGAAcaccaggcaaagctcaggcattttgcatatcttaggCTTAAATTCCAAATGTGCCCTcctagtgatacctcctccagacAGGTGGCTTGAGATCTAAATGAAAAGCTTTAATAAACACCTGAATCAATTGAGAGACATTCACTTCAATCTCTACATGTGCCATAATTCTCTGAGGAGGACTATGTCTTTTGTTATATGCTGTTCTCCTGTTTGGTTGGGAGCCTCTAAACTCATGCTTATGTGTCATTCTAATTCTTGGAGTAAAATTAGTTGAATTAGAATGTAAATGAAAGTGAAGGCTAGTTGATATGTAGGATACACATATTGATTAAGTTGAAGATGTTGTGAGAGGAAAACAGATTTGGCTAAAGATGGTGTGTGAGTATCAATTATGAGTCACCAAATCACATTATGAAAGATGTTCTAACCTTTCAGGAGCTGTGGCCTGTGAAGTCatcatataaaattaaatagaGATTACAAAAAATCCCTAATTCAAATatcattcaagtttttttttctctatgaccGGCTTGAAATATGAGGTTTTAGGAAAAAATTCTACTGGATCTGTATTGGTTAAGCTCATTCTCAACAAAACTATAGCATTAATGAATAACACACTTATATCATAAAGCATTCCATCATCATAATCCCCGAGAAATCAAGCCAGAGGACACATGTGGACAGCTAATCATCATGTTAGATTGTTGCCATTTGGAgacttcttaatttttctttttactgatcTTGTTGTCTTTTAAGTCTCTTAGCATGTTGTATCAGAATCACTTTCTTTATTCTATGTTATTACTTTTCCTAAAAATCACAACATTGTGTAACCCTAATGAAGGGGACAATATTCAGCCTGAAACAAATCAACTGCCACCTATGCACAATGGTAAAGTCTGAGGGAAGAAAATCTCATCTGGTGTCAAATAAGCATTAATGAATAATTCTTGTTTAATCATAATGACTTGCTAAAAACAGAATGTCAATGATAAGGAAATGTTGAAAATTCAGAGAGCAAAACAGCAGTTTAGAAGTTAGTGAAAAGTGTTAAATGCATGGGAATGTTTGAGAAAATATCAGGGCTTTGAATGAGCTGTCTGGGTGTCTTATCCTAATCTTATGTGTGTATTCCCTTTCCCTGCCCTCTCATAGACTGCAATTTCTTTTGCCAGAAGTGTTGGCAGTATACTGCAGAAGTAGTGAACATTGAGAAATCATTCATCTACATTATGTTGGGCAATTTGCTCAATGGTTGTTGGACAGACGGATTTGGAGATTTGGTATAAGGATGGTGGGCACAATAAAGGGGACCTGAAAAGTGGGAAAACATGACCGGAAAAGTTAGTGGAATTCACTGCATATTTCATAAGTAAATTTCAATTGAGAATAAAATTGTGTCTAACCTTGAGTTATGTAAGCATTAGGATGGATAAGAGTGGTGTGGATATAAATCAATTAAGATCTTTGATGGCCAATTTTTACAATGTAATCTACAAACAGTAACTCAAATACCAGGGctatatatattatgcatatactTAGTAAACAGAAGGAGGATTTGGGAAAGATTATTGGTGGAGAAATAATAGTAGGTACCAAAATTATGTGAGCTttgtataaaattaattttcgaaaaaataatgatgaaaagataaaaatctaaAGACAGGTGGCAGTTTAATGGTTCAGAAGGGGCTTTGGCAGTAAAAGAAATTTATGATTGAACATCTGGTTTTGTGTCCCATGAGAATTTGAGAGTGGGAATCATGTCTATTGCTGGGTCTCTAATTATTCAGATAgatattattttgtaaaattaattGGATGATGATGGAGATCTCCATTAAAAACTGTGATCAGAGAAGAAACTATAGTTGCCTTCTTGAAAAGACAGATTCTATAACTGACAGGAATATTATTTTGGAGAAATTTAGAGTCAAAATAAGAGAAAGGTTCAGGTGAAAAGAGTTCTAGGTTCAGGAAACTATGGATAATGGAATACTTCTGTATTCCCTACTGTGGGAAGTAGTGATGATCAGATCAATGTGTTTATATTCCTTGTAGCAGATTTCACTTTACATGATAGTTCTTTATTGCCTCAGATTATCTGGCAGTTTTTGATGTCATAAATCCTCTGGATATTTTCATAAAGGTCAATGAAAATAGGCAACTTACATGTGAAATACTCATTGTATGTTTCCACACTCTCGGAGTGTACCTCTGTACCAGACATTGTGAAAAGTGCAgatgattcatttatttgggcTTGTATCATGCACTTTTTTCCCAGGTGTGAAGCACTGTATCTATATGTTACTCACTTTTATTAATATGTCCCTCAAAAATAAAGCAACTAACCAGCATTGTAAGCCAGGCATTGTGCTACTACCAATTTCTTATTTACACAAATATGTGCTAgtacatttatatataatttttcttttgtggcaaagtctcactctaagcTAGGTTGATGTGAAGCTCACTCTCCCGCCAAGCTGGCCTAAAActtatggagatcctcttacctaaGAGGAATAATAAAATTGTAGGCATAAGGCATAATCCTGGCCCCATTTGTTTTATATaacccttttaaatttatttttatgggttGGGggaggtttggctccccagggcctccagccactgtaactgaacttcagacacatgcccccctttgtgtgcatgtgcagtcgtgtgcttgcatcactgtgcacctggcttaagtggtaCCTGGAGAgacgaacatgagtccttaggcttcaggggcaatcaccttaaccacttagccatctctccagctctatttaaccactttttaatatttgtgtttttCTATGATGagggtatatatatttttatttccatggtaaatccatctgaagtttgattttgGAGCTACCTAATTTCTAATGCTAAAATGCCAGGAATTGTGATGCCATTCTCTCAGCATGCTAACTTCCTAAGAGTTTCATCTTTCTTTTGTGGTTCCttggttttcttcatttctcatagattcttgttttgttttcagtattcTTCTATCGCCAATGTTTACTTTCGCAGTTAGAGTTCTTTTTCATGTTATATGGTGAGAAACTTTACAAAATATTGTTTGTCTTATGAATATAATTACACACAAAAAGCACTTAAGTACAGGATCCACCTATTAATCAAAGATACTCCTATCAACTCTCGTAGTTTCCTTCAGTAAACAAAGGTATCTACTCTCTTCTAATTCTATTCCAAACTgtgctgttctgttctgttctgttctgttctattctattctgttctattcaatcccatctcatctcatctcatcccATCCCATTCTTTCCTATACTATCCTAGCACTTTAGATGGAAAACCTGTTCTTTGAaactttagagaaagaaaaaacttgtTTCATGCAGTAAGTACCAGTGGGAAAAATGTTTAAtggaactgctttttttttttttttacacagctCTCTTAATGTAGTAGTATAACTAATTAATTCATCATTTGATAAAAGATGAAATATTGATATTTAttccaaatatacatatatattagccTTACCAAAGtaatatacaaacatatacttatacatatatatatatatatatatatatatgatacaaccTTATAGGAGATCATGTAACCTTTACCTGTGTTTAGAAGCTATGAACCTATAGCCTTCATACACACCATCTGACTGTCCCACAACAATTAGAGCAAATCCACTGCCAGAATACTAAGTTATATCTTTTCCCCATATATAACCTATACTCTGTGCATTTTTCCTCCACTCTAACCTGATCATGTTTGTCCACTCCTGTGTCCACCattgttttcctatttctttcaGTCCTGCTACTCTGATGGATGGATTCTGCCAGTAGAGAGAGCATTAAAGGTCAGTGCTGCATGCAACCAAACCAAAGGAGGATACAGGAAGCAGGTTCTCCTACTACCCGTTCTTTACTCCCTCTACAGGACATGGTGGCTGTAGATGAGGCCCTGTTGCATATCAGAATCTCGGATCTGCACCTCTGGCTGGGAATATGGTTTTTCTTCTCTGCATGGCCCCTGTCTGGGCATGCTCAACTCCACAGTTCACTAGAAGTGGTGATACCCTTGAGAGTCTCTGGCACTAGTAGAGGCATGAGGTCTCCAGGCTGGCTAACTTATAGTCTGTACTTTGGGGGCCAGAAACATATTATGCAACTAAGAGTTAAGAAGTTTTTGATATCCAGACACTTGTCTGTGTTCACCTACACTGAGCAGGGGAATCTCCATGAGGACCAGCCTTTCATCCCGAAGGATTGCTACTACTATGGGTATGTGGACGGGGACCCAGAGTCCCTAGTTTCCCTTACCACTTGCCTGGGAGGCtttcaaggaacattgcagataaACAACACTGTTTATGAAATCAAGCCCAAGAGCCCTTCTTCCATATTTGAACATCTAGTTTATCAGATGGacagtggggagacagaggtgCCTCCCATGAGATGTAGATTAACAGAAGAAGACATAGCACGACAAATGAAGCTTCAAGAGAGTGCCAATTCCATGCTGATGCAAAGTGATTATAAGGGCTGGTTCACTCATAGATGGTTTATTGAGCTGGCAGTAGTTATCGACCATAATCGATTCATTCATCTCAATGGTAATCTCTCCAACCTAGTACAGGAAATATTTACTATAGTTAATGAAATTAATTCCCTTCTTGCTTCTTTGGATGTTAATATAGCTTTACTTGGAATTGAGGTCTGGAATAAAGGAAATCCTGTGCCTATAGATGACCTAAAGGTTCTCCTCGGTGACTTTTGCAAATGGAAGATTAAGAACATTAATCATCGTATACAACATGACATTGCGCACCTTTATGTTCATAAATATTTCGGCATATATGTTGGTTTTGCCTATGTTACCGGTGTATGTCACCGAATTTTTAACTGTGGAGTTATGACTCTCATAAGGGAAAACTTAGCTAGGGTTGCACGTACTGCAGCACATGAGACGGGTCACAGTTTGGGAATGATGCACGATGAACACACCTGTAcatgtggggaaagagaatgcATAATGGCCCCAATTTCCAACAAATCCAGGAAATTCAGCAACTGCAGCTATTCATATTTCGTGGCACAGACTGCAAAAAAGACTTGCATGCGCAATGCACCAAATGAATCACACATCTTCTCCTGGAGTTTCTGTGGGAATGGTGTCGTTGAAGATGGAGAGGAATGTGACTGCGGTTCTTCTATGCTGTGTGAAGAAGATCCATGTTGTATGGTAGGCTGTGTTCTGAGATATGGTGCTGAATGTGCCTTTGGGCTTTGTTGCAAAGATTGTCTATTCATGCCACGTGGCACAATGTGTAGACAAAGTAACAATGAATGTGACCTCCCAGAGTGGTGCAATGGAACCTCACACAAGTGTCCTGAAGATGTGTATGTGCAGGATGGGAGCCCTTGCAAGGATGGTGGCTACTGCTATGAAAAGAGGTGTAATCAGCGTGATGAACAGTGTCGCCAAATTTTTGGTAAGGAAGCCAAGAGTGCAAATCAGACTTGTTACAGAGAAATGAACACCCGAGGAGACCGTTTTGGCAACTGTGGTGCCACCAGCGAAAAATACCTAAGTTGTGATATCTCAAACATCCTCTGTGGCAGAGTTCAGTGTGAGAATGTGGCAGAGATTCCCTCCATGCAAGACCACTCCACTGTGCATTGGAATCACTTCAATGGTGTCACCTGCTGGAGTACTGACCACCACTGGGGGATGCCCCTTCCTGATGTTGGAAATGTGAAGGATGGCACAGGCTGTGGTGAGGATCATGTGTGCATCAACAGTAAGTGTGTTCGTAAGTCAATTTGGAGAAGTGATTGTTCACTAGACACCTGCAATAGGAAAGGAGCCTGCAACAATAAACATCACTGCCATTGTGACTTGGGGTGGAGCcccccacagtgcctgatacaGGGCTCTGGAGGGAGTGTTGACAGTGGCCCTCCTCCTGAGAGAAAACCTGCAGAAAATGTGACCCGCACCCAAAATTCCGTTGGAATGTATGTTTggattcctttttgttttttattattctgTTTGTTAATTTGCCTCTATATAAAGGTCAAATTATCACCCAAAAGGCAAGAATCCAATGTCCAAACATTGCCTGAGGCAGAAAAGCATGATAATGAACCTTGGAAAGAAGAGTACAACGTCAAAACTTCAGATGGCATGGAAGAGAAAATTACTCCAAATTCATAAACTATGCCCAATCCTTTTGCAATTTCACTTTGTGTTAGCTTGTAGTGTACTGGTAGTAGCAATGCTGTTACCTTTCTCAGAACTAGTCAGAAACTCTCAGAGATCTACATTGTTTCAGGGCCATACACACTTACCACTGAATAAAAGTAAGCCCTGTCATATGCatacttttcattattttaagcCATTGatagatttattctttttttatttactttatttgttttatatttttttatctattttttatttatttatttggagcgacagacacagagagaaagacagatagagagagagagattgagaatgggccctccagggcttccagccactgcaaatgaactccagacgcgtgtgcccccttgtgtatctggctaacgtgggacctggggaactgagcctcgaacctgggtccttagccttcacaggcaagcgcttaaccactaagccatctctccagcccgatagatTTATTCTTAATGGAATTAATCTCTGTGTTCCATACACAAACGTGTAACTTTGGGTCTTCTGTGTggtgtctgtggtgtgtgtgtgtgtgtgtgtgtgtgtgtgtgtgtgtgtgtgtgtgtttgtgtgtggtatgtacatTTGTATGAATTGTGTATCTGCATGTGAAAAATATgtgctgtgtacatgtgtgtggtgtgcacatgtgtacacatgcctgTGTAGACATGTATGTTGTTCTTATGTCTCCGTTCCAAAgcaaatttttgttttcattcggTTTGTCACAATGAGAGGGGGAGCCTATACACCCTTTTC carries:
- the LOC123457773 gene encoding disintegrin and metalloproteinase domain-containing protein 25-like, with the translated sequence MVAVDEALLHIRISDLHLWLGIWFFFSAWPLSGHAQLHSSLEVVIPLRVSGTSRGMRSPGWLTYSLYFGGQKHIMQLRVKKFLISRHLSVFTYTEQGNLHEDQPFIPKDCYYYGYVDGDPESLVSLTTCLGGFQGTLQINNTVYEIKPKSPSSIFEHLVYQMDSGETEVPPMRCRLTEEDIARQMKLQESANSMLMQSDYKGWFTHRWFIELAVVIDHNRFIHLNGNLSNLVQEIFTIVNEINSLLASLDVNIALLGIEVWNKGNPVPIDDLKVLLGDFCKWKIKNINHRIQHDIAHLYVHKYFGIYVGFAYVTGVCHRIFNCGVMTLIRENLARVARTAAHETGHSLGMMHDEHTCTCGERECIMAPISNKSRKFSNCSYSYFVAQTAKKTCMRNAPNESHIFSWSFCGNGVVEDGEECDCGSSMLCEEDPCCMVGCVLRYGAECAFGLCCKDCLFMPRGTMCRQSNNECDLPEWCNGTSHKCPEDVYVQDGSPCKDGGYCYEKRCNQRDEQCRQIFGKEAKSANQTCYREMNTRGDRFGNCGATSEKYLSCDISNILCGRVQCENVAEIPSMQDHSTVHWNHFNGVTCWSTDHHWGMPLPDVGNVKDGTGCGEDHVCINSKCVRKSIWRSDCSLDTCNRKGACNNKHHCHCDLGWSPPQCLIQGSGGSVDSGPPPERKPAENVTRTQNSVGMYVWIPFCFLLFCLLICLYIKVKLSPKRQESNVQTLPEAEKHDNEPWKEEYNVKTSDGMEEKITPNS